A segment of the Triticum urartu cultivar G1812 chromosome 1, Tu2.1, whole genome shotgun sequence genome:
tgagCGGATGGAAGGAGAAGATGCTATCTACAGGAGGAAAAGATGTGCTCATTAAGGCTGTTTCTCAAGCCATGCCAGTTTTCGCGATGTCGGTGTTTAATATCCCAAAAAAAGTTTGCAAAGGGATGACGGATGCCATATCAAGATACTGGTGGGGTGACAACGATAACCATAAGAGGACACATTGGGCGGCATGGTGGAAACTTTGTATTCCGAAGAACAAAGGGGGAATGGGATTTAAGGATCTACATAGCTTCAATCTCGCTTTGCTTGCCAAGCAAGTATGGAGACTATTGGAGAATCCGGATTCCTTGTGTGCGCAGGTCCTAAGATCAAAATATTACCCAGACGGGAAACTTCTGGAAGCAAAGATGAAGAGTGGATGTTCCTTCACATGGAAGAGTATATGTGCTGGTATTCATACTTTCAAAAGAGGGGCTATTTGGAGGATTGGAGATGGTTCACAAGTTAATATTTGGTCTGACCCATGGATAGCAGCGAGTGTGGATGGACGTGTAGTCACCCCGAGAGGAGCAAACCTGTTGTCGAAGGTTTCTGACCTGATCGACCCGGCGACAGGAGTGCGGGATCACGAGCTGATCATGAATACATTCTGGCAGGTGGATGCGGAGAGAATTCTTGCTATTCCGCTGGCGCCGTCAGGAATGATGGAtgattttatggcgtggaggttcACAAAGAATAACATATTCACGGTTAGGTCGGCATATCACGCTGAGTGGGATCATCAGTTCGGACGCTGGTTCGGGCGAACGGAAGGCCAACCGTCACAGCAATATCCAGTTTGGGGAAAATTATGGGAATCTTCACTGCCGAGTAAAGTCAAGATACATGCATGGAAGGTGTTGCATGGGTTTTTGCCATGCTTTGGAGTCCTCGTGAATCGTCATATAGTTATGCCCACGAACTGTCCAATGTGTGCAGGAGGATGCGAGGATATAAAGCATGTCCTGTTTACTTGTCCAAGAGCGGCCGAGATTTGGAGATGTTTAAAGTTGGATGGGTTTGTGGAGGAGGCATGCGAGGTGGATAGAGCTGGTTCATCGGTGCTGGACTACATTTTATGTGCACCGCGGAGAGGAAGTTTACTTCCGGATGTCAGTGCGCAGACCCTAGTCCTTGTGGGAGTGTGGTACGTGTGGTGGGAAAGAAGGCAAAAGGTCCATGAAGAGGAAGTTCAAACGCCAGCCCGATCGGCGCTGCCAATTTTTGCTCTAGCTGCTAACTACACGAACGCCGGGAAGAAGGAGATGGGAGTACAGAAGGGCTGATGGACCAAGCCAAGGGAGGGATTCGTGAAGCTCAACGTTGATGCATCATTTTATGCACAGAATCTGAATGGAGCAGTCGGGGCAGTGCTTAGGGATGACAAAGGGGTTTTTTAGCAGCCTCCAACGACAAGCTGGAGCATGTCTCCCATGCAGCATCAACAGAAGCATATGCATTGAGGCATGGCCTCCTACTAGCGCAACAAATGGGAGTAAGCAAGCTGGTTGTGGAGGCGGATTGTGCGGAGGTGATCGATACAATGAACTCGGGTGGCTTCACTGCAACAGGAGCGGCGTCAATTTATGCAGATTGCAATGTCTTATCAGTAGGTTATACTTCGGTGTCTTTCATTCACTGCCCTAGAGAGGCAAACCGTGTCTCCCATGAACTAGCTAGGCTGGCGGCTTTTAATCCACCCGGTTCATGGGTTGAGGAACCACCGGCATCTATCGTAAGGTGGCTGGTGTAACGGTTATTTGATCTAATAAAGAGGCCgaagtttcaaaaaaaaacataACCAAAACTAACCAACCACCAATGAGTGAGCATGTGAGCCTTCCAACTGACGAGGATTGAATGAATTTTACGATCAGGATATAGAAGTCTTCTTTCCTAGGGTGTGTTGGCCTCCATCCCCTCTAGCTGTTAGTGAATTCCATCTTCCAGGACTGGTGGGTTGTTGCGGTTTCAACATTGTTGAGCAACAAAAGGAAGGGCCCGACTCTCTGGTCGTTGTGGTCGCATGGTTCCTTTAAAACAAATGCAACAGTAGGtctttaaaaaatgttcatcattaaaaCCGAGCAGTAATGGAGCCAGCAGAAACACACGCCTCAGGCCACCTTCAGTATGAACAGTAGCTACAAAGTAGCTACAGTATAAACGGTTAACAAAGGAATTGGTAGACACGCCCCAGGCCAAGGCCCAGTGGCGGAGCTAGCAAATTGTCGAAGCCTCGGCATGACGCAAGATAAAATTTACTTTGGTCTATCAACACTAGAAGTATCATGTATTTAGGTAAACATCATGTGTAATACACACACACTAATATTTCATGCATCATATAAATAAATTAAAACATGAGATACAATTTACCAAATAAAATTCCAATCTCCGATGTTCATCCTTGTGACTAGATGAGAATCTACAAGATACAACACATTATCAAATAATTGAATTTCCATTGAATTGAAGTGCAAAAAAAGAGAGAATCTAGAAGATACAACATATTACCAGATTATACAATTTTCATTGAATTGAAGTGCCAGCGGTGACGAATACGAGCACCATCCGCCGGAGCCGAAGTGGAATTTACACAAGGGGCTGCCGCTTTGACTTTCGCGCTTCCGCTTCCGATCCCGATTGTCGCTTGCTGGAGTCGTAGCCTGCTTAGGCCCAGGTGTGCATCATCTCTTGCGGTCTGGCCGACCGCCGGTGCTCCATCGGTCCACCTcgccggtcgccgcctccaaccGCAAGAGTTGCTAGGGCACGTCGTGCGGCGCGGCGCACAGACGAATAGGCGGGCAAGGGATGCAGCCACCGGCCTCCTGATCGATGGCACGATCTGATTATCCCATGTAAGGAAATTAATGGATGGGCCTTTGACGTGAGTAAGCCCAAAAGGCAAAAATGACGTCCAAAGTAGCTCAATTTGTGAACCAGATGTATTTTGAGCGTATATTGTACGTATTTACAGATTGTGACTCCGGCGCTTGAAAAATTGGCAGCGCTTGAGCCCAGGCACGTGCCCGGGATGACCGGACGGTAGAATCGCCCCTGCCAAGGCCCCTGTTGTAGGCCTGGGGCGTGTCTCCGCCACCGAAACTGAGTATCTCTCATGGACGGGAAATGGCACATCCGCCATCTTTTCTCTCTCCTCCCTCGCTTGTTGCCGCTCTTGTACTTGCCTCTTTGTACCATGATGTCTATCCTCTCTTAATTTATGACAAATGCAGCCCTCCTTTATGATTGAAAAAAATGAAAATCTTGATTTCCCAAACTTTACAGGTTTATTTACGCTTGAAACAACATCAGCTGCTCAACACAAATGTGCCATTTTCTTTGCCGAATAGTAACATTTTTTGCCGTGGCTGCACGCACGATTCCGCACACTGATTGCAGACACGGGACAGAAGTGGACATCACACCACGCGTGATTCCCAGCTCCACGCTATTACCACCGCACCAGTACAAAATTTACCCCAAACTGGTACGGACGCGACGTTAAAGCGCTGCACGGAAAGTGGATGAAGGAGGATCGCTCCCCTCACCCCCTCACCCCCGCCTCCGTCGGCTCACCCCGGCCATCCGATGAGATCAGATCGGATCCAGATCAGAAACCACCAACGCAAGCAACCCCGCGGCCCCGGGCGCTCTCCGCCCTTTTCTCCGCGCCGGGGcccgccgcccgcccgcccgcccgcgCGCGTCACCCCCGCACCAACTCCCCACCGCGCCGGCGCCCCACTCCCACCACCCCCCTTTCCCAATCCCTTTTCCTCGTCGACAACAAGTCTCGCCCAAAGCCGCCGGCAGCAGCTGAGCCGCGATTCCTCTCCGCCCCCCGCACCATACACCGGCCGGCCCGGGACCTGATTCGGCAGCAGCAGTACAACTCCATTCGCACGCGCGCGCATGGCCAACCGGGGCGGGAGGTGATAGGTGGGGGGTCGCGGAGATGAGGGAGCTGGTGGGGAGGCCCGGGACATGGGGCGGGCTCTGGCTGCGGCTCGGCCAGGCCGCGCGGCGGGCCCGCGCCCGCGCCCCCCGCGTTCGCCGTCATGGCCTCCGCCTAGGGCTTCGCCGGCTACACCGCCTTCTGGTAAACCTCCCGCCCTGCTCGTCCCGTCTTGCTCTGGGAAGTTTGGTGCCGGGTGGGGCACCATCTACTAGGATCCAGCCCTGAATCGCTTAACATGAATCAACTCATGGAATGTTGTGCATCGAGTGATGGACGATTCATTTACCAGTGGCCTTTCTTCTGGGGAAGGTGGGGTGGTAGATTGATGCTCCCAGTTTATTTATCACCAAGGCCTTTGTTAATTTTTGCGTAGTCAACTAGAGATAGAATTGGATAGTTGGCTAGAGAATCTAACAAGATAGTATGAGGTTAACCATCACTGTCCTGTGATACATGTGCTTGAGAAAATAGTACAGTAGTATGTAAGTTTACACTTGTAACGAATGTCCATTTTAGTGCAAGTTGGCTCTTGCACGGGTGAATTCTGTCCACATACAAGTAGCTGAGCTTCTCAAGGCCTGCTGTTGTGGCAACGACGCCCAACAGTCCCGCATAAATCATCCACATAAAAACGCTTAGAGCATGGCCCACCTTCCATTCTCACTTAGTaccttaatagtatagccaactattaaccatgctcttaatagtatagccaaccgTTGGCTATAAGAGAGtgccatatcatctatagccaaccttatagacTTTCTACTGCAGGACACATCTGAGTTTTGTAATGAGCTCCTTGTCCTTGTCTCTTTCAAATTTCAGCTATTTGATTGCGTCGATGGGATTGCAAGCGTTGTGGAGCTTGGGACTTGCATGTCTTGATGGATACGCCCTTAAAGTCAAAAGAGATCTCAACAATGCTGTTTTAGTGAGCTTATTTGTCGTTGGAGACTGGGTAATGATAACATTCCTTTTGGAACTCTTTTCATGCAGTGTGCTTCTTTGATTTATTGCTTTCTCcagtttttttttccttttttgaaaTGTGCTCTACTTCATTGTTTGTCATGGACTAACGTTCGATATATGATAAGCGTGCTCTTTGAGAAGCTCTGAAACGTACCATATGAGAAAAACAAAATCAAATGATCATTCAAGGCTTATTTTGTGTGCTGAAATGCTACAGAAATGTAGAGTTTTGTACTTATAGTTTTACTAGGTTAATCATCCTGTCTAGTGCAATTGTTCCCTCCCTCTGTCTCGCTCAAGATACATGCACGGCTGCAAGCACACATATTACATGGATGGCATTTAAGCTACAGCAGATGACACCCTTGTTGGTTAGTGCTCGTTTAGGGGATTTTATTGTTATGTTACACACTAAAAATTTAGGGTGTTGTACTTTTTGTTGAATTTTGGTTTCTGTACCTATTATTGAAGTTATTCATAGTCTCTCTGTTCTTTTTTTTCATATAATAGTGCATCTACGTTAGCTGAATGATCATACTAATTTGACATTAAAGAAAATCTGATCTCTGCATGTCCTAGTCTTAGTCTATTGAGCTATCTACCAAATTGTATGATTATGCCCTTCATTTGGACAGCATTGTGTTACCCCTTGTTCAGTGTTTCCAGCAACACTAATGAAACCCAACTATACAATGCAGGTTACTGCGATTCTCTCGTTTGCTGCATCGTGCTCAGCTGCTGGTGTAACAGTTCTTTTTGAGAGGGACATTTCTTTCTGCAGAAGATATTACGAACTGCCTTGTGGGAGATTTCAACTCGCGACGGCATTCGCTTTTCTGTCCTGGGCACTAAGTGCTACATCAGCGGTCATCATGTTTTGGCTCCTGGCATCCTTCTGATTTTGTGTATAGTCCTCCTGTGTGTAAGTTCTGTTTATAGTGAGGTTTCCGCTCATCATAGGATTTATATAGGACGATTTTTCAGATATGTAAGCAACAGAAACCACACTGCCAAAACAGATGGAAATGTTGGGACACCTGTAAACTCTCGCAGTGTGGCATTTCCTAGGTATTATTACTCACTGGAAGCTTTCCTCCAGATAATGATGCTAAATCGGTTTCTCATTATAGTGTCTCCAGATACACTTCATATTCATTCTCTAAGGTGATAGTACCACAGTCTTAGCGTTGCAGCTGTACCAGTTATCCTTGTAGTTTTGGGATGATGTGATGCAATATTGGTGACCAATTAGAAAGTTTTAGCCGAGTCGGGGATGTGTGTCGCTTCTCTTTAGGCTTTGTTCGGTTACACCTCCTCATAGGGGGATTGGGGTGGATTGAAGGAGGTTTTGACTTGTAGAGGGTGTAATCCCTGCCAATCCCTCCCAAACCCCTCCATTTTCCCTGTCAACCGAACAGGCCCTTAGCGCTGTCGTGATTGAACACAAAGAATCTGTGGAGTTTCAGGCACGCCGAAAACCTATCAGCTCCGTTGTAAAGAATCAAAGTATAAGGGTGTTGGTCTGGACAGAGGTGTCATTTCAATAGTCCGACTGCTCTGATTTTCTTGTATAACTCTACCTGAAACACCGTTAAAGAAGTCAGGCAATTTCAGATTAAACTGTGTACGAATTTAATCAACGCCATGTTGACTATACTCTGCACCTCTAAGATCATCTGAATGGAATGTCAGCATGACAAGTTCCGATTCTGGTACATTCATCCTACAAAAGGCTTTAATTGCCTGACACAAAAGAGAGGTCATGGATGAGAGGTTTTCTTGTGTGGGCTTGGCTCTCGATATCAAACCAATTTTTTTCCGGTTTTGCGGGGATATCGAATTGAATTTAACAAAGATGAAATTTGTTTGGTACTCCAAGCTTATTTCAAATGGATCTGTCCGGGCACAGGTGCCTAGAATTTTCTTAAATTCCAATTTACGTGCTCCTACCCCTGTTTTTCCCTTCGGCGTCCACCCGGCGCCCAAGTGTTAAGGCTTCGGCCATGTGGACGATGTCCGCGAGTCCGCATTGATCCGTGCGTACGAAAAACAAACTAATCCTAGTTGCTGTAATATTCGTGTGCGCTTTAATTATGGTTCTCGTGCGTACTCCTTTCCTGATGGGAGACCAGAGTAGCACAGAACCTTCCATGTGTTCTTGTGATTCCGCATACATCTTTTCAACCAAAGTTATTCTTGTTCTTGTGAGTTTCAAGAGAACAATGGTAGTTCTTGCTCTGGGTGTGAAACCAGAAGGTTGTTTTTATCCTTATTTCGAACTGAaaattcttcttcttccttgaaaAGGATGATTGAACTGAAGAACGCGGATGCAACTAGCAATCTTGATGCTTGACAGTCACTTCTTTTGCAGTCTTGCAGCAAGCAGTCATGTGTGCGTGTACACAACCTTTTTGTACATGGTGAAGCTTTTATTGCCATATTACACTCCATGTATATGTATGGACTCTGACACTATACATCTTCTTCACAGTCCTCCTTCGGAGGTCCTGCGCTTGTGCATCCCATATTTACAGTTGACACTCACCGACTCGTTACAGGCTGAACTGAAATACAAATATATGCATGTATAGCACACATAAACTGCAGGTCTGAAGCTCGTGTTAGCTTAGCTAGGCTCAGCAATCGACATCGTATCTGCATGTACTCGACGACGTACCTAGGCAAGTCTTCACCTGCTTCGCTCTGTTTCCTTTATTATTGGCCTTTCTGCGCTTCAATCACAATCGGTCACCAGGATCCGTGCTCCATGGTGCGCCGACGGTGCGCCGGAGACCGCCGTGTGCACCGGAGTCGGCCGAGACGCGCTGGTGCCGGCCGGAGTCCCCGGGGAGGCGGAAGTAGGCCGAGGCCGCCGTGGGCGACGAGGACGGCTGCTCGTCGAAGAGGAGGTCGGCGAGGGAGACCTGCCCCTCCTTCCTGTACTGCGCCACGGCCCTGTAGATGAACGGGATGAGGCCCTCCATGAGACCTTTTCCTTCCGCTCGAGAGAGCTGAAGAAGACGGTGGAGAGAAGAGGTAGTGGGTATTGGGACAACACTTGAGGGAGAGGTTTGACACGCTTTGTTGGGATGAATGATGGCGAGGGAGGAGGACATGGGCTTAAAAAGGGAGGCAAAATAGACCATTCCTCTGAGCGGATAGAGATCAGAGACCAAATGGGCTACTCGCCTAGGAAGGAAGGATAATTGCTCGTTCCCTGACAGCTTCACCTTAGCTCCGAAACCAACCAATCAAAGTGTGTCGTGCCAGACACTCACCATGAGAATTTCCCAGGGTAACTAGCTAGGGCAGAATTCCAGGTTATTAATCATTGGGGCTATGGAATCCCAGCAGGGGAGGGGCCGAGGGGAGGAGGCTTGAACGCAAGGGATGGTCAGTCTTACAAGGCGAGTTTTCCAAGTGGAGTACGTAGTGCACAGCGACGTGGTTTCTCAGTCGCTGTAATTTCTCGGCTGAAAAACAAAAGCCTTTGATTGAAGCCTACAGCTTACCTGCCGCAAAAGATAAGCAAACACAAACCTCCGCCGGACCATGATTGGCCGGGTTCTTTTTATCCGACAGTGGCGTAATCCGTCGGAAACCGCTGCCATGGCGGGAAAGTTCAGCGTGACCTCGCCTCACCCCGGCCGACTATGCTGCCTGCCAGGGCGGGACAACCGGACAAGAAGATCGATCCGTCTGGCTGCTGACTTCTTCCCCGATACACCTGTCGAGCAGTTGCGTGGCGATCGTGGCTAAACAATGGGGTAGATGGCGGCCCGTGCGGCTGACGTGGAGGCATGATTGCTAGGGTTGACCTCGCCGGCGTAAACTGGTGCGGTGCTGGGGTTTGTTTATGGCGCTGGAGATGCTGATCGGGCAACAGTTCATACCAGATCGTTGTTTTTTTtcaagaagaggaagagaatgagCGGAGGTTCGTACCGGATCGTATCATCTGCTGCTATGAGCCGGCGGTCGGATTTATttgtagtactttgcttcgatagcTGGATCTCTAGTTGGCTAAGGCTATTGTATTGGGTGCTGATGGGTCTGTCCCAACTAACCATGGGTACGGCTGGGTCAAGAAGAGCAGAGGTGCGCGGAAACCGCACAAGCTTGCGCTTCCTTCTTCACCTCAATATCCGATTGATTTTCTACAGCGGTCAAATGCGTCTCAGTTTTTTTTTCTGTTTCCAAAAAGTCTATAACATATTTGAACGgaaaatatttttaaaattttattTTCAAATCATATTTTTTCTAGCGTTTATTTTTTAACTCATATGATTCTGATTTTCTGCGTTTGCTTGGACTGGACGCTATCCTATCCCCTTAATTAAGCCCAAAAAGCCCAAGTGCCGGACGGCCTTCAGCCCGTGGGCCTGCAGCTATGAAGGATATACTACTGTACGTGGCAACGCGTCTAATCGATCTCGCTGGACgttttagtcccatactgctcgTCAACAGAGCAAGACATACAAGGGGAGGCTATATATGAAGCACCTGGTGCTACCGAGAAAAGCACTTACCTGGACGGGGTCAATGGGTGATCAAGAAGACCCATGGCCTGGATTAGTGGCCTCCATTGCACTTGGGAGGAGCATTGGTCCATCATCTCCTTTGATAGGAAAATGGACGTCATAATTTGTGATAGAGGGGGTACGCGTCCGCGCGGCCCCTGCCAATCTAAATCTAAAATATTTCAAGCATATGTTTGAATTTTGTTCATGTTTGAGAGTGTTTGATCATAATTTGTGATAGAGAGGGTACGTGTCCGCGCGGCCCTTGCCAATCTAAATCTAAAATATTTCAAGCAT
Coding sequences within it:
- the LOC125520559 gene encoding LOW QUALITY PROTEIN: uncharacterized protein LOC125520559 (The sequence of the model RefSeq protein was modified relative to this genomic sequence to represent the inferred CDS: inserted 1 base in 1 codon), whose protein sequence is MVYFASLFKPMSSSLAIIHPNKACQTSPSSVVPIPTTSSLHRLLQLSRAEGKGLMEGLIPFIYRAVAQYRKEGQVSLADLLFDEQPSSSPTAASAYFRLPGDSGRHQRVSADSGXTRRSPAHRRRTMEHGSW